One segment of Herbaspirillum hiltneri N3 DNA contains the following:
- a CDS encoding YceD family protein, which yields MSAFVIDAFEFSRLKEQAEGELAVADMARLAGETVDRAGTIKWSLSGGADKLGHPQLKLSVSGQVNLVCQRCLTAMPFEVSSESVLVLAKDEESADAIEEVLDDESVDVIVGEAEFNVGYLVEDEALLALPVAPKHESCPAQALPGSGAEAAATEKVSPFSVLKNLKQ from the coding sequence ATGAGTGCTTTTGTGATCGACGCATTTGAATTTAGTCGGCTCAAGGAGCAGGCCGAGGGCGAACTCGCGGTGGCCGATATGGCGCGCCTGGCGGGCGAAACGGTTGATCGTGCCGGCACCATCAAGTGGTCGCTGAGCGGCGGCGCCGACAAGCTCGGCCATCCTCAATTGAAGCTTTCCGTATCCGGCCAGGTCAATCTGGTGTGTCAGCGATGCCTCACTGCGATGCCTTTCGAGGTGTCGTCCGAGTCGGTGCTGGTATTGGCCAAGGATGAAGAATCCGCCGACGCCATTGAAGAAGTGCTCGACGACGAGTCGGTTGACGTGATTGTCGGCGAGGCCGAGTTCAATGTTGGTTATCTGGTCGAGGATGAGGCGTTGCTTGCCTTACCAGTGGCGCCCAAGCATGAATCCTGCCCTGCGCAGGCCTTGCCTGGCTCCGGGGCGGAAGCGGCGGCGACCGAGAAAGTATCGCCGTTCTCGGTACTCAAGAATTTGAAGCAGTAA
- the rpmF gene encoding 50S ribosomal protein L32 produces the protein MAVQQNKKTPSKRGMHRAHDFLTAPPLAVEPTTGETHLRHHISPNGFYRGRKVLKTKNDE, from the coding sequence ATGGCTGTTCAGCAAAACAAAAAGACCCCATCGAAGCGCGGTATGCATCGTGCACACGATTTCCTGACAGCGCCACCGCTGGCAGTCGAGCCGACAACTGGTGAAACGCACCTGCGTCACCACATCAGCCCGAACGGTTTCTACCGTGGTCGCAAGGTCCTGAAGACCAAGAACGACGAGTAA
- the plsX gene encoding phosphate acyltransferase PlsX has product MTIKISIDCMGGDHGPSVTIPAAISFLQREPDAELILVGQEEALRAALRKYKQGDISRLHVQHAAEVVTMDDSIEVALRRKKDSSMRVAVNLVKDGQASAAVSAGNTGALMAVSRYVLKTIPGVDRPAICTILPNQKDGPTYMLDLGANVDCEPQHLHQFALMGSALVSAMEGKPRPTVGLLNVGEEEIKGNEVVKQTAELLHADHEKGLINFYGNVEGNDIFEGTTDIVVCDGFVGNVTLKASEGLGRFVKIVLTTEFKKGFFNKLGALIAYGAIKALSRRLNPSRYNGASLLGLRGLVFKSHGGADAYAFEWAIQRAYDAAKYDVLSRITTTIAELIPQAESAAERVTAITSSTDLTEQKTV; this is encoded by the coding sequence ATGACCATCAAAATTTCCATTGACTGCATGGGCGGCGATCACGGCCCGTCAGTTACTATCCCAGCCGCCATTTCGTTTTTGCAGCGCGAGCCTGACGCCGAGTTGATTCTGGTTGGTCAGGAAGAAGCGTTGCGCGCCGCTTTGCGCAAGTACAAGCAAGGCGACATTTCACGTCTGCACGTTCAGCACGCCGCCGAAGTCGTCACCATGGACGACTCGATCGAGGTCGCCCTGCGCCGCAAGAAGGATTCGTCCATGCGCGTCGCGGTCAACCTGGTCAAGGACGGCCAGGCCAGCGCTGCCGTCTCCGCCGGCAATACCGGCGCGCTGATGGCGGTGTCGCGTTACGTGCTGAAAACTATCCCGGGCGTGGATCGCCCGGCGATCTGCACGATTCTCCCCAATCAGAAAGACGGTCCGACCTACATGCTCGACCTCGGCGCCAACGTCGATTGCGAGCCGCAGCATTTGCATCAGTTCGCGCTGATGGGTTCCGCGCTGGTGTCGGCCATGGAAGGCAAGCCGCGTCCTACGGTCGGGCTGCTCAACGTGGGCGAAGAAGAAATCAAGGGCAATGAAGTGGTCAAGCAGACCGCCGAGCTGCTCCATGCGGATCACGAAAAAGGTCTCATCAATTTCTACGGCAACGTCGAAGGCAACGACATTTTTGAAGGCACCACCGACATCGTGGTGTGCGACGGCTTTGTCGGCAACGTCACGCTTAAGGCCTCCGAAGGCCTGGGCCGTTTCGTCAAGATCGTGCTCACGACCGAATTCAAAAAAGGCTTCTTCAACAAGCTCGGTGCCCTGATCGCGTATGGCGCCATCAAGGCCCTGTCGCGCCGCCTCAATCCCTCCCGCTACAATGGCGCCAGCCTGCTTGGTTTGCGCGGCCTGGTGTTCAAGAGCCATGGCGGTGCTGATGCCTATGCCTTCGAATGGGCCATTCAGCGCGCGTACGATGCCGCCAAATATGACGTCCTGTCGCGCATCACGACCACGATCGCCGAGCTGATTCCGCAGGCAGAAAGTGCGGCCGAGCGCGTCACTGCAATCACATCATCAACCGATCTAACAGAACAGAAAACGGTATGA
- a CDS encoding beta-ketoacyl-ACP synthase III, giving the protein MTLYSKIVGTGSYLPPKRVTNDELAQQLAKKGIETSDEWIFSRSGISARHYAEADVLSSDLAVAASQRALEAAGLQANNIDLIILATSTPDHLGGFPSTACVVQRKLGINNGGAAMDVQAVCSGFVYAMSVADSFIKTGMHKNVLVIGAEVFSRILNFEDRTTCVLFGDGAGAIVMTASKEPGILAAKLHADGSHGHILCVPGNVNDGAVAGNAYLYMDGPAVFKLAVSVLDKVAREVLEVAKVDAKEIDWLIPHQANIRIMQGTAKKLGLPLEKMVVTVDEHGNTSAASIPLALDQAVRDGRVKPGQNVMMEGVGGGFTWGAVLARM; this is encoded by the coding sequence ATGACTCTTTATAGCAAAATTGTCGGCACCGGCAGTTACCTGCCTCCCAAGCGCGTGACCAACGACGAGTTGGCGCAGCAGCTTGCAAAGAAGGGGATCGAGACTTCCGACGAATGGATTTTTTCGCGCAGCGGCATTTCCGCGCGCCATTATGCCGAAGCCGACGTGCTGTCGAGCGACCTCGCCGTGGCGGCCTCGCAGCGTGCGCTGGAAGCGGCCGGCTTGCAAGCCAACAACATCGACCTGATTATCCTGGCGACATCGACGCCGGACCATCTGGGCGGCTTCCCGAGCACGGCTTGCGTCGTGCAGCGCAAGCTGGGCATCAACAACGGCGGCGCCGCGATGGACGTGCAGGCGGTGTGCAGCGGCTTCGTGTATGCGATGTCGGTAGCGGACAGTTTCATCAAGACCGGCATGCACAAGAACGTGCTGGTGATCGGCGCGGAAGTGTTTTCGCGCATCCTGAATTTCGAAGACCGCACCACCTGCGTGCTGTTCGGCGACGGCGCCGGTGCGATCGTCATGACGGCGTCAAAAGAGCCCGGTATCCTCGCTGCAAAACTGCATGCCGATGGCAGCCACGGCCATATCCTGTGCGTGCCGGGCAACGTCAATGACGGCGCGGTCGCCGGCAATGCCTACTTGTACATGGACGGCCCGGCGGTATTCAAGCTGGCGGTGTCCGTGCTCGACAAGGTGGCGCGCGAAGTGCTGGAAGTCGCCAAAGTGGATGCGAAAGAAATCGACTGGCTGATTCCCCACCAGGCCAATATTCGCATCATGCAAGGCACTGCCAAGAAGCTCGGCCTGCCGCTGGAAAAAATGGTGGTGACAGTCGATGAACACGGCAATACATCGGCCGCCTCGATTCCGCTGGCGCTGGACCAGGCGGTGCGCGACGGTCGCGTCAAGCCGGGCCAGAACGTCATGATGGAAGGCGTCGGCGGCGGTTTCACCTGGGGCGCCGTGCTGGCGCGCATGTAA
- the fabD gene encoding ACP S-malonyltransferase, with protein MTTFAFVFPGQGSQAIGMLNGFADNEVVKATVAEASDALQFDLGKLIAEGPKEDLDLTTNTQPVMLTAAVAFYRTWLAAGGKAPALVAGHSLGEYSALVAAGVIAFKDAVPLVRFRAQAMQEAVPVGQGGMAAILGLSDDDVRAACAEAAQGDVVEAVNYNSPAQVVIAGSKAAVERACEIAKAKGAKRALVLPVSAPFHSSLLKPASDRLQQYLAGVPFSTPQIPLINNVDVAIVNDPAAIKDALVRQAASAVRWVETVQKMSAEGVTHVVECGPGKVLAGLTKRINGDLVGEAIVDQASLDKVLELLK; from the coding sequence ATGACAACATTTGCTTTTGTTTTTCCAGGCCAGGGTTCGCAGGCCATCGGAATGCTGAATGGATTTGCCGACAATGAAGTGGTCAAGGCGACTGTTGCAGAAGCCTCCGACGCGCTGCAATTCGATCTCGGCAAGCTGATCGCCGAAGGTCCGAAGGAAGACCTCGACCTGACCACCAATACCCAGCCAGTCATGCTGACTGCGGCCGTGGCGTTTTACCGCACCTGGCTGGCTGCCGGCGGCAAGGCGCCGGCGCTGGTCGCCGGTCACAGCCTCGGTGAATATTCCGCGCTCGTGGCGGCCGGCGTGATCGCGTTTAAGGACGCGGTGCCGCTGGTGCGTTTTCGTGCGCAAGCCATGCAGGAAGCCGTGCCGGTCGGGCAGGGCGGCATGGCGGCTATTCTCGGTCTTTCAGATGATGACGTGCGCGCTGCCTGCGCCGAAGCCGCGCAGGGCGACGTGGTCGAAGCCGTCAATTACAATTCCCCCGCGCAAGTGGTGATCGCCGGCAGCAAGGCCGCGGTTGAGCGCGCCTGCGAAATCGCCAAGGCCAAGGGTGCCAAGCGCGCGCTGGTGCTGCCGGTTTCGGCGCCGTTCCACTCGTCGCTGCTCAAGCCTGCCTCGGATCGCCTGCAGCAATATCTGGCCGGCGTGCCGTTTTCCACGCCGCAGATTCCGCTGATCAATAACGTCGACGTCGCCATCGTCAACGATCCCGCCGCCATCAAGGATGCGCTGGTGCGTCAGGCGGCCAGCGCCGTGCGCTGGGTCGAGACCGTGCAGAAGATGTCGGCGGAAGGCGTCACTCATGTGGTCGAATGCGGTCCCGGCAAGGTGCTGGCCGGTTTGACCAAGCGTATCAACGGCGATCTGGTGGGCGAGGCAATCGTCGATCAGGCATCCCTGGACAAAGTATTGGAGCTGCTGAAGTGA
- the fabG gene encoding 3-oxoacyl-ACP reductase FabG translates to MSDQRSQNLQNQIALVTGASRGIGRAIALELVRQGAKVVGTATSAAGAAAISEYLEQAQPGCGKGVVLNVNDAAACSALIDDMQKEFGGLSILVNNAGITQDQLAMRMKDEEWDNVIATNLTAVGRLSRAVLRGMMKARNGRIINITSVVGSAGNSGQMNYAAAKAGVAGMSRALAREIGSRNITVNCIAPGFIDTDMTKVLGEQQTAALLQQIPLGRLGAPEDIAAAVAFLASPQAAYITGTTLHVNGGMYMN, encoded by the coding sequence GTGAGTGATCAACGTTCGCAAAATCTGCAAAATCAAATCGCGTTGGTGACCGGCGCTTCCCGCGGCATCGGACGCGCCATCGCGCTGGAACTGGTGCGCCAGGGCGCAAAAGTCGTCGGTACGGCAACTTCGGCGGCCGGCGCTGCGGCCATCAGCGAATACCTCGAACAGGCGCAGCCTGGTTGCGGCAAGGGCGTGGTCCTCAACGTCAACGACGCCGCTGCCTGCAGCGCCCTCATCGACGACATGCAAAAAGAATTTGGCGGCCTGTCCATCCTCGTCAACAATGCCGGCATCACGCAAGACCAGCTGGCCATGCGCATGAAAGACGAAGAGTGGGATAATGTCATCGCGACCAACCTGACCGCGGTCGGGCGTCTGTCGCGCGCAGTCTTGCGCGGCATGATGAAGGCGCGCAACGGCCGCATCATCAACATCACATCGGTGGTCGGTTCGGCCGGCAATTCGGGGCAAATGAACTACGCCGCCGCCAAGGCCGGCGTGGCAGGCATGAGCCGCGCGCTGGCGCGTGAAATCGGCAGCCGCAACATCACCGTCAACTGCATCGCGCCGGGTTTCATCGATACCGACATGACCAAGGTGCTGGGCGAGCAGCAGACCGCCGCCTTGCTGCAGCAGATTCCGCTGGGCCGTCTGGGGGCTCCGGAGGACATTGCAGCCGCCGTAGCGTTCCTGGCGTCGCCACAGGCGGCCTACATCACCGGCACAACCTTGCATGTCAATGGCGGCATGTATATGAATTAA
- the acpP gene encoding acyl carrier protein: MSDIEQRVKKIVAEQLGVAEADIKTESSFVDDLGADSLDTVELVMALEDEFEMEIPDEQAEKITTVQQAIDYAKAHVKA, encoded by the coding sequence ATGTCCGATATCGAACAACGCGTTAAAAAAATCGTCGCTGAACAACTGGGCGTCGCAGAAGCAGACATCAAGACAGAATCGTCGTTCGTGGACGATCTGGGCGCTGACTCCCTCGACACCGTCGAATTGGTCATGGCGCTGGAAGATGAGTTCGAAATGGAAATCCCTGACGAACAAGCTGAAAAGATTACAACCGTGCAACAGGCGATCGATTACGCCAAGGCACACGTCAAGGCCTAA
- the fabF gene encoding beta-ketoacyl-ACP synthase II yields the protein MSRSRERRVVITGLGCISPVGNSIADAWGAVKEGKSGIATITKFDAAPFSTHFAGEVKGFNIEDYIPAKEARHMDTFIHFGMAAGMQAFQDSGLVVTDENAERIGVIIGSGIGGLPLIEQTHEELTNRGPRRISPFFIPASIINMISGNLSIKYGLKGPNLAIVTACTTGLHCIGSASRMIQYGDADVMIAGGAESSVSPLGIGGFASARALSTRNDDPATASRPWDKDRDGFVLGEGAGVMVLEEYEHAKARGAKIYAEVLGFGMSGDAYHMTAPNLDGPRRCVVSALRDAGVNPDEVQYLNAHGTSTPLGDKNETDAIKAAFGDHAYKMVVNSTKSMTGHLLGGAGGLESVFTVLALHNQISPPTINIFNQDPECDLDYCANQARDMKIDIAVKNSFGFGGTNGTLVFGKV from the coding sequence TTGAGCCGCTCACGTGAACGTCGTGTAGTCATTACCGGTCTTGGTTGCATTTCGCCCGTTGGCAATTCGATTGCCGACGCGTGGGGCGCGGTCAAAGAAGGTAAGTCGGGCATTGCCACTATCACCAAGTTTGACGCCGCTCCTTTTTCTACGCATTTTGCGGGAGAAGTGAAAGGCTTCAACATCGAAGATTACATCCCCGCCAAAGAAGCGCGCCATATGGATACTTTTATCCATTTCGGCATGGCGGCGGGCATGCAGGCCTTTCAGGACAGCGGCCTGGTAGTCACCGATGAAAACGCCGAGCGTATCGGCGTCATCATTGGTTCCGGTATCGGTGGCTTGCCGCTGATCGAGCAGACCCATGAAGAGCTGACCAACCGCGGTCCACGCCGCATCAGCCCGTTCTTCATCCCGGCTTCGATCATTAATATGATTTCCGGCAACTTGTCCATCAAGTACGGTCTCAAGGGTCCTAATCTGGCCATCGTGACTGCTTGCACGACAGGCTTGCATTGCATCGGCTCCGCCAGCCGCATGATTCAGTACGGCGATGCCGACGTGATGATTGCCGGCGGCGCTGAATCCAGCGTTTCGCCGCTGGGCATCGGCGGCTTCGCTTCGGCGCGCGCGTTGTCCACCCGCAATGACGATCCGGCAACTGCGTCCCGTCCGTGGGACAAGGACCGCGACGGTTTCGTGCTGGGTGAAGGCGCGGGCGTGATGGTGCTGGAAGAGTACGAGCACGCCAAGGCGCGCGGCGCCAAAATCTATGCAGAAGTGCTGGGTTTCGGCATGAGCGGCGACGCTTACCACATGACCGCTCCGAACCTGGACGGCCCGCGTCGTTGCGTGGTGTCGGCCTTGCGCGATGCGGGTGTGAATCCGGACGAAGTCCAGTATCTGAATGCACACGGTACATCTACGCCTCTGGGCGACAAGAATGAAACCGATGCAATCAAGGCTGCCTTCGGCGACCATGCTTACAAGATGGTTGTCAATTCCACCAAGTCCATGACCGGCCATCTGCTGGGCGGCGCGGGCGGATTGGAGTCGGTGTTCACCGTGCTGGCGCTGCATAACCAGATATCTCCTCCGACGATCAACATCTTCAATCAGGATCCGGAGTGCGATCTTGACTACTGCGCCAACCAGGCGCGCGACATGAAGATCGATATCGCCGTCAAGAATTCCTTCGGATTCGGCGGCACCAACGGCACTCTGGTGTTCGGCAAGGTGTAA